In one Aricia agestis chromosome 5, ilAriAges1.1, whole genome shotgun sequence genomic region, the following are encoded:
- the LOC121726904 gene encoding ras-related protein Rab-8A — protein sequence MALDFSATYKLLVLGDSNVGKTCIVHRYCDERYYDVYISTIGIDFKQKIINLDGVPIKLQIWDTAGQERFRTLTTAYYRGAMGIILMYDITNLESFNHLSYWLRNIQEYASPDVIKVLVGNKCDVHENQRAVPKERGQKIADDFDMPFFEVSCKSNINIEEAFITLARKIREYRETKADAFELKERDNVIKPSESETDVSKCSC from the exons ATGGCTCTGGATTTCTCTGCGACTTACAAATTATTGGTGCTAGGCGATTCTAATGTGGGCAAAACGTGTATAGTGCACAGATACTGCGATGAAAGGTACTACGACGTGTACATATCGACCATTG GCATAGACTTTAAGCAGAAGATCATAAACCTGGACGGGGTGCCGATAAAGCTACAGATATGGGACACAGCCGGACAGGAGCGGTTCCGGACTCTTACCACGGCGTACTACAGAGGAGCTATGGGCATCATACTCATGTATGACATCACCAACCTAGAGTCTTTCAATCATCTTTCGTACTGGCTACGTAATATACAGGAA TATGCATCCCCGGACGTTATAAAAGTGTTGGTGGGCAACAAATGCGATGTTCACGAGAACCAGCGTGCCGTGCCCAAGGAGAGAGGACAAAAG ATTGCAGACGACTTTGATATGCCGTTTTTCGAAGTATCCTgcaaaagtaatataaatatagaAGAAGCGTTTATCACATTAGCAAGAAAAATAAGAGAGTACAGAGAAACTAAG GCGGACGCTTTCGAACTGAAAGAACGGGACAACGTGATAAAACCATCGGAGTCGGAAAcggacgtgtcaaaatgtagcTGTTAG